One window of bacterium CG_4_10_14_0_2_um_filter_33_32 genomic DNA carries:
- a CDS encoding phospho-N-acetylmuramoyl-pentapeptide-transferase produces MEMSYLSKVYFFLLMPKIFLMTAVSFCVALLFTPIITHFLYKYNIRQQIREEAVDGKKSSVFYSLHERKKNTPTMGGIIIWVSVLLVTVLFNLSRSQTWLPLFVLVSAGILGVFDDLFNVLSIGAQKGIRALRKLALQILIASIGAWWFFYKLGFHSIHIPGVGDFNIGWLYIILFIFVMVASMNSVNITDGLDGLAAGLLAIAFGAFAIIAFAKGKLELAAFCGSILGALLAFLWFNVYPARFFMGDTGSMALGATLGVVALLLNSVLVLPIIGFVFVIETLSSIIQLFSKKFFKKKIFISAPLHHHLEAKGWPEPKITMRLWIISAVMGSIGLVVGLIGMGVR; encoded by the coding sequence ATGGAAATGTCTTATTTATCTAAAGTATATTTTTTCTTATTAATGCCAAAGATCTTTTTGATGACTGCGGTAAGTTTTTGTGTTGCATTACTGTTTACGCCTATCATTACCCATTTTCTATACAAATATAATATTAGGCAACAGATTAGAGAAGAGGCGGTAGACGGGAAGAAGTCTTCTGTTTTTTATTCTTTGCATGAAAGAAAAAAAAATACACCAACAATGGGTGGGATAATAATTTGGGTTTCAGTTTTATTGGTAACTGTTTTATTTAATTTAAGCCGTTCTCAAACATGGCTACCTTTATTTGTTTTGGTATCGGCCGGCATTTTGGGCGTGTTTGACGATTTATTTAATGTTCTAAGCATTGGGGCACAGAAAGGTATTAGAGCTTTAAGAAAACTGGCGCTGCAAATACTTATTGCATCAATTGGCGCCTGGTGGTTTTTTTATAAGCTCGGTTTTCATTCAATTCATATTCCAGGAGTAGGAGATTTCAATATTGGTTGGCTTTATATAATTTTATTTATATTTGTAATGGTTGCATCTATGAATTCCGTAAACATAACTGACGGTTTAGATGGTCTGGCAGCCGGCTTATTGGCAATTGCTTTCGGAGCTTTTGCTATAATTGCCTTTGCAAAGGGCAAGCTGGAATTAGCAGCTTTTTGCGGTAGTATACTAGGTGCTCTTTTAGCCTTTTTATGGTTTAATGTTTATCCGGCAAGATTTTTTATGGGTGATACAGGATCGATGGCATTAGGGGCAACATTAGGGGTAGTTGCTTTATTATTAAATTCCGTGCTAGTTTTACCAATAATAGGATTTGTTTTTGTTATTGAAACCCTTTCTTCTATTATTCAACTTTTTTCAAAGAAATTTTTTAAAAAGAAAATTTTTATAAGTGCACCATTGCATCATCATTTAGAAGCAAAGGGTTGGCCGGAACCTAAAATAACTATGAGGCTTTGGATTATTTCGGCTGTCATGGGCTCTATTGGATTAGTAGTCGGTCTTATAGGTATGGGTGTTCGGTAA
- the ftsW gene encoding putative lipid II flippase FtsW: protein MREKIRSRKSDYILSITVFALLIIGIIMISSASVVLSYEKFGSNNYYVIRQIVNALIGIGFLIFFYLIDYRKLKKISPIFLILTIILLLLVFLIGFQYGGAKRWLHFGSFINVQPTEITKLAYVLYLAAWLENRGEKLRDFQYGLIPFVLMTVFIAFLIILQPDFGTTLVIILTAASMFVIAGASWQQIILGGFAGLAVVWLLIKSSSYRFARLSVFLDPSSDTQGIGYHINQALLAIGSGGLLGLGFGLSRQKYNYLPEPMGDSIFAIMAEEIGFLRVIIIILLFIVLAYRGYRIARLSPDTFGRLTAFGITTWLTIQAAINIAAMLSLVPLTGIPLPFISYGGSSLISSLAGIGILLNISKLSVKGEVYESPRGSWWNSRSHNSRSIHSRRVTSKR, encoded by the coding sequence ATGAGAGAAAAGATAAGAAGTAGAAAATCTGATTATATATTAAGCATTACTGTTTTTGCTCTTCTAATTATCGGTATTATTATGATTTCCAGTGCCAGCGTTGTGCTTTCTTATGAAAAATTTGGAAGTAATAATTATTACGTAATTAGACAAATAGTGAATGCCTTGATAGGTATCGGTTTTCTTATATTTTTTTATTTAATAGATTACCGGAAGTTGAAAAAAATTAGTCCGATTTTTTTGATATTAACAATAATTCTTTTATTATTAGTATTTCTAATCGGATTTCAATATGGTGGTGCTAAAAGATGGTTACATTTTGGTTCTTTTATAAATGTACAACCTACAGAAATTACTAAATTAGCTTATGTTTTATATTTGGCGGCATGGCTTGAGAATAGAGGAGAGAAGCTTCGGGATTTCCAGTACGGTTTAATTCCTTTTGTATTGATGACTGTTTTTATAGCTTTTTTGATCATTCTTCAGCCAGACTTTGGTACCACTCTTGTTATAATACTGACAGCTGCTTCGATGTTTGTAATCGCAGGAGCTAGCTGGCAGCAGATAATTCTCGGTGGTTTTGCCGGATTGGCCGTTGTTTGGCTCCTTATTAAAAGCTCTTCTTACAGATTTGCCAGACTATCAGTTTTTTTAGACCCATCATCTGATACACAAGGTATCGGTTATCATATAAATCAGGCACTTTTAGCAATAGGTTCGGGTGGGTTACTGGGTTTAGGTTTTGGATTAAGCAGGCAAAAATATAATTATTTGCCCGAACCAATGGGAGATTCGATATTTGCAATAATGGCTGAAGAAATAGGGTTTTTAAGAGTTATAATAATTATTTTATTATTTATAGTTTTAGCATATAGAGGTTATCGAATAGCTAGGCTTTCACCTGACACATTTGGCAGATTAACAGCTTTTGGCATAACTACTTGGCTTACTATTCAAGCTGCTATAAATATTGCTGCTATGCTTTCTTTAGTTCCATTAACAGGTATACCTCTTCCATTCATCAGTTATGGGGGTTCTTCTCTGATATCTTCCTTAGCCGGTATCGGTATACTTTTAAATATTTCAAAATTAAGCGTTAAAGGAGAAGTTTATGAAAGTCCTCGTGGTAGCTGGTGGAACAGCCGGTCACATAATTCCCGCTCTATCCATAGCAGAAGAGTTACGTCGAAGAGATAA